The DNA window CGGAGCCGTCTTATGTCCGCCGGAGAGAAGATCGGCGGCGGGGGCGGATAATCCTCGATTTCGGTCAGGAGCGCTGCTCGGAATGCTGGGTCCGCCTCGACTCGGGCGCGCACCGTATCATCGAAGTTGCGGGTGAGAGCCATCACGATAGTCCTTTGGTCGTTCACCTGCTCTTGTTCGAGACCGCGTGACGCGCCAATCGGTGCGGTTCAGGCCGCGGCCGTGAAGTTGCCAATCTCGACCGACCGATCGGGGAAGGTCGCGGTGATGTGCAGCTCGCCGCCCATCGCCGCGATCAGGTCGCGCAAGGTGCTGACCTTCATGTCGGGGCGGCGGACGAGCTTCGATATGGCGGGCTGCTGCACCTCCATCACGTTTGCCAGCTCCTCCTGACTGATACCCAGCCCCTCGCGCAGCTGTTCGAGGCTGACCATTTCAGCCGTCAGTTGCGTTTTGCGCGCCTCGTTACGCGCGCGGCGTTCGGGGCTCCAGTCCTTCGTGAGATCGGCAAACGGGCGATGTCCGCTCATTTCAACAATCCTTCCTGCCGCAGTTCCTTCAAATGCACGTCGTAGAGGTCGTCCGCGACCGGGATCATCCGCTCGTAGAAACGGTCGTCCCCGGTCTTGTCGCCCCCGATCAGCAGGATCGCCGATCGCCGCGGATCGAAGGCGTAGAAAATACGCAACGGCCGTCCTTCGCTTTGAATCCGCAGCTCGCGCATGTGCGAATGCCGCGAATTGTTGATCCCCGACGAGTGCGGGAAGCGCAGGCTTGGCCCCTGCCCGAGCAGCAGATCGACCGTGAAGTCGATCGCATCCTGGTCGGCTTCGCTCAGGTCTACAAACCAGCCGCCAAACTCGTCGGTATTCTCAACCTCCCAGTTCATTGGCGTGCATATTCCATACGTGGAATATAAGCGGGATTGCTTGCCAGATCAATAAGGGCCAGGCGCGCCCATGCGGGCCGCGCTCTATCTCCGCTGAAGCTCCGACCGAGCCGCCTAGCGGCGTCTCGTCCCTGACGGGCAACGATCGCTCGCGCGACGCGGGGCTACACCGTCGGGACCGCGCACAAATGG is part of the Sphingomonas sp. HMP9 genome and encodes:
- a CDS encoding XRE family transcriptional regulator, with translation MSGHRPFADLTKDWSPERRARNEARKTQLTAEMVSLEQLREGLGISQEELANVMEVQQPAISKLVRRPDMKVSTLRDLIAAMGGELHITATFPDRSVEIGNFTAAA
- a CDS encoding type II toxin-antitoxin system RelE/ParE family toxin — translated: MNWEVENTDEFGGWFVDLSEADQDAIDFTVDLLLGQGPSLRFPHSSGINNSRHSHMRELRIQSEGRPLRIFYAFDPRRSAILLIGGDKTGDDRFYERMIPVADDLYDVHLKELRQEGLLK